A stretch of DNA from Cryptomeria japonica chromosome 4, Sugi_1.0, whole genome shotgun sequence:
ATGTGATCCAAAAACATCTTTTTGTTCATTGAGTGTTGTGGTATTGTTCGTTGTTGCTTGTGATGTCTGATGTTTCCGAATCACATAAGGGCTATTCTTTGTTTAGCTTTAACTTATATTTTGTTAACTAGTGGGGCCCAAACATTCAACTCTTATTACCATGATAGGATCTCACACATCCATTGACCCTCTCCCTTAAATCATCATGAATTCATAACCTTTTTATATCTTATCACCATTTTCATGTGAATGTAAAAATCATTACCATGTTGATGTGTGCAAGAGTAAAATATCTTTTACTATGACGTTTCTTAATGGGTGGGTAAATTTGATTATCTAATTTAAATCACTCTCATATTttatagtagcttacttggcaagtcctctAATTTTAACTAAGGTTTCAAGCCCACATCACCAAATATGATGCTGCATTAGCATTGTTTTTGTTGAGGTCTCCAAAAAAGCCCCAAAAAGTTAGATTAATAGTTATGTTTTATTAGTGCATTGATGTGGCATTACATGATTTGTTTCCTTTTAGATCCAAGGAGTACAGTTCATTCAGTTTTTGCTACTCATTATCGACACTAACAATTTTAAAGCCACAACTACTAGtgctaaattatttaaaatattggaCATTAAACCAATAAATTACTATAGCAATTATTCGAACATGCTCAACTACTTGGTCCTCTCTCCTAAGTCGCACTATTTTAGGTgtaaaatagaaaagtgaaaaatgTCCAAAAACAAAATAGActaacaagatttatcatcttggaatATTAAGATCGACGAAAATAGAGTAACATTACAACTTGGAGTGTTCAATATATAAAGAAATTAAGAACAATTATAGTAATACtaaatctccaacaactttcttcAAAACGAAACAAACAAATTGTAAAAATGACAGATTGTATGATCAAACTCAATAGAAAAACCATGATTATGATGAGCAAAGATTAAAAAGACCATCATAAACATAAGTTGAGGTTGATGAGTTGATTACTTTATTATTACACTCTTTCCgaacataattaaaaaaattattttcatatcatttcaaCAAACAGGGTAGGCCTGAAGTGTCACCGCCTGTATTGACAATTGCATTTTTAATTAGCGACTAAATAATGCAACAAAGTCTATTCATTTGCAGTTTTTGCCGGCCACTCGTATAACAAAGTCTTGACACCGACTAGATAAATTTTCTCGCATGATAAAGAAATCTGTGGGTAGCAGATTCGATGAATGACAATGAACAAGTGCCTTGTGAGAAGCAATAGCATCATGAAACGCGGAGAATTTAACAAGTATTTagaattcatatttttttttttaaaattaaaattaatacgtatttataattattatattatactttgaaaaattaattttatttgtgaagagatttattttatttattgaagagTTTTTATTTTATGTAATTTATAATagaattctttttatttatttaaaaattattttcttatGTTTTAGAATTagttaagaatttttttattttatttagttatgGAAGTCAAAAttaatttagttttttattttatgtaatttataatagaatttattttatttatttaaaaattgttttcttaTGTTTTAGAATTagttaagaatttttttattttatttagttatgGAAGTCAAAATTAATCCATCAAATTATAAAAGGCTTCTTACAAACAAATCATTTGCTCATCAATATTTAACAAATGTTTATTCTAATGAACAAACTCAACTTCAAACGTGCTAATCACATTAAGTAACATGATATATTCATTTTAGAACAACCTTAACAATTATAACTTTGATCAACTTAGTAAAATCATGATATATTCAACTTGGAAGAATTAACTTACCTTTAAATTATTGTAATGACTCATCTATCACAACACAACAAATACTTTTATTACACTCCCATAAAGAAAGGTGCTTGTCACTACGTGTTTGTGATACATATGACTTCCAATAATCTATTATCTTAAACCTTTATTCAATTTACCTTGATATGACATAAATCATTTATCATTAGTGAACAAATACTATTGTTACAATAACAACTAgtatatataccttaaattttaatttaatctattaaGTCAAATAGATACCTTGAGAAAGAAATCTCTATcgataaatatatttaataaatctgtgtaaatctatctatgaggaACAATATGGAATAGACTCCTATTTGCAAAGGAAAAAATGTCTTTTAAAGTAGTAAACCATACTTATACCAAGTCAAACACGCTTTGGAATACTTACAGCTGTCCATTTCCCTTGTCTTTATGTGAATGACTTACCCATGACTTAGTTCATTTTGTTTTATTATTGAAATTTTACCATAACTTTGTTTTGTACAAAATAAAAAGTATAATGCCTTTACAACTGATAAAAGATCAGCCAATCAGAGTTTTCTTGTTCGTAAATTATTACGTAATAAGGAGTAGATAATAAGGTGCAACTCCACCTTCTCCAACGATCACAGAGAGACAATGTTTTTTCCTTTGCTCTTCCTGATGATTTTCCCTTCTGTTCTCTGTGAGTACCGACGGTCTGTCTGCAATAATGCCTCAACTTATAAAGAGGGAAGTGCATATTCCACAAACTTAAAACGAGTTATCAATGATCTGTCTCGTAATGCACCTCAAAGTTCAGGCTTTAACACCTCTTACCGTGGCCAATCTCGCAATAAAGTCTATGGCCTGCTACAGTATATGGGTAATATATCAGCTGCGAAATGCTCAAATTGTTCAATGGAGGCAAATAGCACTATTCAAGAACTTTGCGGCAACGACATAGGTGGGCAAGTATGGATGGATAACTGCTTCTTGCGCTATGACAACTCCAATTTCATTTCAACATTAGATACCAACTTTGCTTTCCTGGAGAACACACAGGATGTCACACAAGGGAGTCTTACAGCTTCCAAGCGCATAACATTCGGTCTTCTGTCTGATCTGATTGATAAAGCTTGCCTTCCAGCAAGTATGAGATTTTTCTCAGGAAAAAGTGAGTATTCTTCTACAATGGGAAATGAAAAGGCTTCGGGCCAGGTTTACGGTCTAGTACAGTGTTGGAGAGACATATCGATCAAGGATTGTAGAAATTGCTTGTCGCAGGCGAAGGAAGCTCTGGAGTGTTGTTGCTATACTAAACAAGGCGCCCAGGCCATGTCAGGAAGTTGCACGCTAAGAAATGAGATTTATCCCTTTGTTGATCCACCTGCCCCTCCAAGTATACCGCCCTCCATAACCAAGAGTCCTGGTTATGAACCATCCCTTATGAGATCAACTAAGATGGTCATCCAAATTTtcctatttttaatatttataaattttcattcttttaTAACTTGTTTGATTTTATAACAGAAGTTTTAGCATAACAATTAAAACGATGTCTTGCAGACAAGTCATCAGGAAGGTTATGGATGATATTAGGGATTATATAGGCTCGATAGTCATCTTCGCTGGTTGTTCCTTGGCAATCCTAAGGAAATTTAAATCTGCAGTTTCGAGGAAGCCAGTAACGCTTGTGAGGGAGAATGAAGGTGATACTGTAGATTCATTTACTATTGTTTTCTGTTTTCTGGTTACCTCTAGAATATCTGGTTTAGCATAATATGTAACTCTGACTTTACTCGTTTCTCTCTGATAATAAGATGTTCTACAAAGGAGGCTTTTAAAAAAAGAGTAAatttcgttcaccttggaaactTTGATCGGAGCAACAGAGGATTTTAATGACAATAACAAGCTTGGAGAGGGAGGCTTTGGCCCAGTTTATAAGGTATGAGTATATTGTATCCTACAACTAAATTATATTTTGTTGGATCCGAAAAAATAACAAAGATATTTCACTAAACCGATGTGGGTTTGTTTAATTCTCAGGGAACGACCAGAGATGGGAAGCAGATAGCAGTGAAAAAGCTGTCTGCAAGGTCTGCACAGGGGAAAAGAGAATTTATTAATGAAGTGGAACTCGTGGCAAATATTCAACATAGAAATCTAGTGAATTTGCTTGGATGTTGCACCGAAAGAACCGAAAGATTGCTTGTCTATGAGTATTTGCCCAACAAAGGCCTGGACACTTTTCTTTTTGGTGAGTCAATCATGAATCATTTCTTCCTACCAGAATAAATTGTGTAAAAAATGATGTACGGAAACAGAGAGATGACTGATACTTcacattgattttttattttaaaatggaAACATAGACTCATTAAAGCGCATgtattgttgtggttgtcattgatgtcaaacttgttccaATTTGATCTGAAATGTTTGTGGTGTAGATTTATCTTGTTGTGTTATTGGTATAGTTATTCTATTGATTGTTTCGTAAGTGCTTAGATCCAGAATGTAGTGTTGGTATTGAGTATTATTGTTA
This window harbors:
- the LOC131875222 gene encoding cysteine-rich receptor-like protein kinase 10; translation: MFFPLLFLMIFPSVLCEYRRSVCNNASTYKEGSAYSTNLKRVINDLSRNAPQSSGFNTSYRGQSRNKVYGLLQYMGNISAAKCSNCSMEANSTIQELCGNDIGGQVWMDNCFLRYDNSNFISTLDTNFAFLENTQDVTQGSLTASKRITFGLLSDLIDKACLPASMRFFSGKSEYSSTMGNEKASGQVYGLVQCWRDISIKDCRNCLSQAKEALECCCYTKQGAQAMSGSCTLRNEIYPFVDPPAPPSIPPSITKSPEDFNDNNKLGEGGFGPVYKGTTRDGKQIAVKKLSARSAQGKREFINEVELVANIQHRNLVNLLGCCTERTERLLVYEYLPNKGLDTFLFGESIMNHFFLPE